The Pygocentrus nattereri isolate fPygNat1 chromosome 17, fPygNat1.pri, whole genome shotgun sequence genome window below encodes:
- the kcnj13 gene encoding inward rectifier potassium channel 13 gives MATTTTGNSSSSDQKSTTSPLMAKPTSNQRLVSKDGRSLLRGPAAGGRATWVGALRDMWGAWLSLRWRWVVLAFCGSFLLHWLLFAVLWYLLARANGDLGVDHDNPPPGHTLCVKYVTGFTAAFSFALETQLTIGYGTMYPNADCPTAIALLALQMLLGLMLEAFITGAFVAKFSRPQKRYSGILFSPQAVVSEVESQHCLMFRVCNLLSRPLVDVCVSAVLYEERDDMTLHQTSLEFLLDGLGSRPCPLFLSPLTFIHPLTPDSPLNRVLTPGSQSHFEVVVFLSASQEGTGSAYQKRTSYLPDEIQFGRRFSKATLLRGNERRNSAEAMRYFDTHLCSLTAPNSRDKECVVQINGEGNDKME, from the exons ATGGCAACTACCACCACTGGAAACAGCAGCAGTTCAGACCAGAAGTCTACCACTTCCCCGCTAATGGCCAAACCTACCAGCAATCAGAGGTTGGTAAGCAAGGATGGACGTAGCCTCCTGCGGGGCCCGGCGGCTGGTGGGCGGGCGACCTGGGTGGGGGCGCTGCGGGACATGTGGGGGGCATGGCTGTCTCTGCGCTGGCGCTGGGTGGTCCTGGCCTTCTGTGGTTCCTTCCTCCTCCACTGGCTCCTCTTTGCTGTCCTGTGGTACCTGCTGGCCCGGGCCAACGGAGACCTGGGCGTTGACCATGATAACCCACCCCCGGGTCACACGCTGTGCGTCAAGTACGTGACTGGTTTCACAGCGGCGTTCTCCTTTGCTCTGGAGACCCAGCTGACCATAGGGTATGGGACCATGTACCCCAACGCTGATTGTCCCACTGCTATTGCCCTCCTCGCCCTGCAGATGCTGCTGGGACTCATGCTGGAGGCCTTCATTACTG GTGCATTCGTGGCCAAGTTCTCTCGCCCCCAGAAGCGATACAGTGGGATCCTGTTCAGTCCACAGGCCGTGGTTTCCGAGGTGGAAAGTCAGCATTGCCTGATGTTCCGTGTGTGTAACCTGCTCTCCAGGCCACTGGTGGACGTATGCGTGAGTGCCGTTCTCTATGAAGAACGTGATGATATGACCCTGCACCAAACCTCCCTCGAGTTCCTGCTCGATGGCCTGGGGTCGCGACCTTGCCCCCTCTTCCTGTCCCCACTGACATTCATCCACCCCTTGACACCTGACAGTCCACTAAACCGCGTTCTCACGCCTGGCAGCCAGTCGCATTTCGAGGTGGTGGTGTTCCTCTCCGCCTCCCAGGAAGGCACGGGCTCTGCCTACCAGAAGAGGACGTCCTACCTACCTGACGAGATCCAGTTTGGCCGGCGCTTTTCCAAGGCAACGCTTCTACGTGGGAATGAACGGCGGAACAGCGCGGAGGCTATGCGCTATTTTGACACACACCTCTGCTCGCTCACGGCCCCCAACTCTCGGGACAAGGAATGCGTGGTGCAGATTAATGGTGAAGGTAATGACAAGATGGAATAG